The Sulfurospirillum halorespirans DSM 13726 genome has a window encoding:
- a CDS encoding branched-chain amino acid ABC transporter permease, with protein MMNKTSLIALVLLVFMGFFPLFVDSAWLAVGTTFLVFAVVALSQDIILGRAGVFHMGHAMFFGLGAYTTAILNVNFGLPILATWVPAVLVPMVVAFIMVAPIIHLRGDYLLVATIGFNIIFIQVLENDVFGLTGGPNGLFGIDVVRLFGYDFSSQTHMYYMAFILLGLTLLIMRNLDKSKFGRAMFYIHKDEIAAQSMGINVRYFKLYAFILGAGIAGAAGSMFSVQYSAVSPEAFNVTQSIMFFTIVLVGGSASLPGVLIGTFIMFVLPEMFREFETARYLVFGIAMILTMILRPRGIWPVRFGNIPDFLKKGVK; from the coding sequence ATGATGAATAAAACCAGTCTAATAGCTTTAGTGCTACTTGTTTTTATGGGATTTTTCCCTCTGTTTGTCGACTCGGCATGGTTAGCCGTAGGTACCACCTTTTTGGTTTTTGCCGTTGTGGCACTCTCCCAAGACATCATTTTAGGGCGTGCGGGTGTGTTTCACATGGGGCACGCGATGTTCTTTGGCTTGGGCGCTTACACGACAGCTATTTTAAATGTCAACTTCGGACTGCCTATCTTAGCAACGTGGGTGCCTGCGGTGTTGGTTCCGATGGTGGTTGCGTTTATCATGGTAGCTCCGATTATTCACCTTCGAGGCGACTACTTGTTGGTGGCGACCATTGGCTTTAACATTATCTTTATTCAAGTGCTTGAAAATGATGTTTTTGGATTGACAGGAGGGCCAAACGGTCTTTTTGGTATCGATGTTGTAAGGCTTTTTGGCTATGACTTTAGCTCGCAAACGCATATGTACTATATGGCGTTTATTCTTTTGGGGCTGACGCTGTTGATTATGCGAAACCTTGATAAGAGCAAATTTGGTCGAGCGATGTTTTACATCCATAAAGATGAGATCGCCGCGCAAAGTATGGGCATTAATGTACGCTACTTTAAACTGTATGCGTTTATTTTAGGAGCTGGCATCGCGGGAGCGGCGGGAAGTATGTTCTCGGTTCAGTACTCCGCGGTCAGCCCTGAGGCATTTAATGTCACGCAGTCCATTATGTTTTTTACAATCGTTTTAGTGGGCGGTTCGGCTTCACTTCCGGGTGTTTTGATTGGAACATTCATCATGTTTGTGCTTCCTGAGATGTTTCGAGAGTTTGAGACGGCGCGTTATTTGGTCTTTGGAATTGCGATGATTTTGACGATGATCTTACGCCCTCGTGGTATTTGGCCGGTGCGTTTTGGCAACATCCCTGATTTCCTTAAAAAGGGGGTCAAATGA
- a CDS encoding branched-chain amino acid ABC transporter substrate-binding protein, translating into MKKMFPKLTASLAVCSMLTSASFAAAEVIKIGVQAPITGQYANEGQSIDNGVRLIVEQQNARGGVLGKKIEVVTCDDQGAAQQAAICAKKLVNEGVKAVIGSYTSGATEAAQTTYNRAGVLQTSDGTSDSLIAHKYWTFFRNSFPNSAEAEYTAKYFVDGKQYKKIVILSDYSSYSTDLADATVKALKAKNANIIYEGKIKSGTQNFTATLTKIKSMDPDVIYFSGYYTDGGLLRAQQIQLGIKADFVGGDSNDNPDYMKLAGDSAKGTLLINVPTPDILPYDIAKTFLVDYKAKFNMAPASIWSLMNVDGLRAILHVMEQSKSDDTKVIAEGLHALKDFPGITGPVTFREDGERIGGGYMTYEVQADKSYKIVYQ; encoded by the coding sequence ATGAAGAAAATGTTTCCAAAATTGACAGCCTCTTTGGCGGTCTGTTCGATGTTAACCAGTGCAAGTTTTGCGGCAGCCGAAGTGATTAAAATCGGTGTGCAAGCACCTATTACAGGGCAATATGCCAATGAGGGTCAAAGCATCGACAACGGTGTTCGTTTGATCGTTGAGCAACAAAATGCTAGAGGTGGCGTATTAGGTAAAAAGATCGAAGTGGTCACGTGCGATGACCAAGGTGCGGCGCAACAAGCAGCCATTTGTGCGAAAAAATTGGTGAACGAAGGGGTGAAAGCGGTCATTGGCTCTTACACCTCAGGTGCTACCGAAGCGGCTCAAACGACCTATAACCGAGCAGGGGTACTTCAAACCAGCGATGGCACGAGTGATTCATTGATCGCACACAAATACTGGACATTTTTTAGAAATTCATTCCCCAACAGTGCTGAAGCCGAATACACCGCAAAATACTTTGTGGATGGCAAACAGTACAAAAAAATCGTGATTCTCTCCGACTACTCAAGCTACTCAACCGACTTAGCGGACGCAACAGTGAAAGCACTCAAAGCGAAAAATGCCAACATCATTTACGAAGGCAAAATCAAATCAGGCACCCAAAACTTTACCGCGACTTTAACCAAAATCAAATCGATGGACCCTGATGTGATCTACTTTAGCGGTTACTACACCGATGGTGGACTCCTAAGAGCGCAACAAATTCAGCTCGGCATTAAAGCAGACTTCGTTGGTGGCGACTCCAATGACAATCCTGATTATATGAAACTAGCAGGCGATAGCGCCAAAGGAACACTGCTTATCAATGTTCCCACACCTGACATTTTGCCGTATGACATCGCTAAAACGTTCTTAGTTGACTACAAAGCAAAATTCAACATGGCACCAGCATCCATTTGGTCACTGATGAATGTGGACGGGCTTCGCGCCATTTTACATGTCATGGAGCAAAGTAAATCAGACGATACGAAAGTGATCGCTGAGGGCTTGCATGCACTCAAAGATTTCCCAGGGATTACAGGTCCTGTGACGTTTAGAGAAGATGGCGAGCGCATTGGTGGTGGTTACATGACCTATGAAGTTCAAGCGGATAAAAGCTATAAGATCGTTTACCAATAA
- a CDS encoding ester cyclase: MAKQIRQIIEEYYDVVWNEKKLDQAQRFLDPSLNFRGSLGMRVDSINGFCDYAKMLFSAFPNLYHVIEDIVIDGDKAAVRLVYTATHSGKLFGFEPTGNRIRYSGACFFKFENEKIVDAWVLGDLNALYGQLNVTNH, translated from the coding sequence ATGGCAAAGCAGATAAGACAGATCATTGAAGAGTACTACGATGTGGTTTGGAACGAGAAAAAACTCGACCAAGCACAGCGATTTTTAGACCCTTCACTCAATTTTAGAGGCTCGCTCGGTATGCGAGTTGATAGTATCAATGGTTTTTGTGACTACGCCAAAATGCTTTTTAGCGCCTTCCCAAATCTCTACCATGTGATCGAAGACATCGTCATCGATGGCGATAAAGCCGCCGTAAGACTCGTTTACACCGCAACACACTCTGGAAAGCTATTTGGGTTTGAGCCTACGGGCAATCGCATCCGCTACTCAGGAGCCTGCTTTTTTAAATTTGAAAATGAAAAAATCGTAGACGCATGGGTCTTGGGCGATCTTAACGCACTTTACGGACAACTTAACGTCACGAATCATTAA
- a CDS encoding DMT family transporter produces the protein MTYAKAFGVTSLGMVLMSFESPLIKMTTIPAQSVTFYFGLFMFAITHIVLGIQQKSAFFEVYRVHYKPILLSAFFMGISNLFFILAVKHTSVASAVFILSTAPLVSALIAFIFFRQKTPRRTFGAIFFVFIGLSIILFNDLGLGNMLGNFYAFLCVLSFTSLFSVLERYKEVSRLACVGAGGLVASLLALMTASIVLPDPYSFKIILFMGALLTPVSRVCIGIGTKFLPSVEVALLTIIEPVLAPFWVWILMDEKPHSNTLIGGAIIVTTLLVHSMMAHKEAKKRN, from the coding sequence ATGACCTACGCAAAAGCCTTTGGCGTCACCTCTTTGGGTATGGTGCTCATGAGTTTTGAGTCACCCTTGATCAAAATGACGACTATTCCAGCGCAAAGTGTCACCTTTTATTTTGGTCTTTTTATGTTTGCGATCACGCATATCGTTCTAGGAATTCAGCAAAAAAGCGCTTTTTTTGAGGTGTACCGCGTTCATTATAAACCGATTTTGCTCAGTGCTTTTTTTATGGGAATAAGCAACCTCTTTTTTATTTTAGCCGTTAAACACACGAGTGTTGCGAGTGCCGTGTTTATTTTGAGTACCGCGCCACTCGTGAGTGCTTTGATCGCTTTCATCTTTTTCAGACAAAAAACGCCACGCCGTACGTTTGGGGCGATCTTTTTTGTCTTTATAGGGCTTAGCATTATTTTATTTAACGATCTGGGTTTGGGAAACATGCTTGGCAATTTTTATGCTTTTTTATGCGTGCTCTCGTTTACGTCGCTCTTTTCTGTGTTGGAGCGTTACAAAGAGGTGAGTCGTCTTGCGTGTGTCGGAGCGGGAGGGTTGGTGGCATCACTTTTGGCATTAATGACCGCCTCGATCGTGCTTCCTGATCCGTACTCATTTAAAATTATTTTGTTTATGGGAGCCCTTTTAACCCCCGTTTCAAGGGTTTGCATAGGCATTGGCACCAAGTTTTTACCCTCGGTTGAAGTGGCACTTTTGACGATTATAGAACCCGTTCTAGCACCCTTTTGGGTCTGGATACTGATGGATGAAAAACCGCATAGCAATACCCTCATCGGAGGCGCCATCATCGTAACGACGTTACTCGTTCACTCCATGATGGCACATAAAGAGGCAAAAAAACGCAATTAA
- a CDS encoding ABC transporter ATP-binding protein: MSEKLLEVKSLHVNYGAIEAIKGIDLYVNKGEVVTILGANGAGKTTTLRTISGLLKPSSGNIFFDGKEITQLPAHEIVRLGMSHSPEGRRVFGTLSVEENLMMGAYSLKKFDAPTLEWIYEILPRLKERKKQLAGTLSGGEQQMLAIGRAIMSKPTLLILDEPSLGLAPVLVKVIFKAIKEISKTGVTVLLVEQNAKAALKLAHRGYVLELGKITHSGSSEELLNSEMIQEAYLGKKKEA; this comes from the coding sequence ATGAGTGAAAAATTATTAGAGGTCAAAAGCTTACATGTAAACTACGGCGCGATTGAAGCGATTAAAGGCATTGATTTGTACGTCAATAAAGGCGAGGTCGTAACGATCCTTGGTGCGAATGGGGCAGGAAAAACAACCACACTTCGCACGATCAGCGGGCTGTTGAAGCCGAGTTCTGGAAATATCTTTTTTGATGGCAAAGAGATCACACAACTGCCTGCGCATGAGATCGTAAGACTGGGCATGAGCCATTCACCAGAAGGTAGGCGTGTTTTTGGCACACTGAGTGTCGAAGAGAATTTGATGATGGGTGCGTACAGTCTCAAAAAGTTTGATGCTCCGACATTGGAATGGATTTATGAGATTTTGCCACGGCTGAAAGAGCGCAAAAAACAGCTTGCAGGAACACTCAGTGGTGGTGAACAGCAGATGTTAGCGATTGGGCGAGCGATTATGAGTAAGCCAACGCTTTTGATCTTGGATGAACCCAGTCTTGGGCTTGCTCCTGTTTTGGTTAAAGTCATCTTTAAAGCGATTAAAGAGATCAGTAAAACGGGTGTTACGGTACTTTTGGTGGAACAAAATGCGAAGGCTGCGCTCAAACTAGCCCATCGTGGCTATGTGTTGGAGCTTGGGAAAATAACCCACAGCGGAAGCAGTGAGGAGCTACTCAATTCGGAAATGATACAAGAGGCGTACTTGGGCAAGAAAAAAGAGGCGTAA
- a CDS encoding SDR family oxidoreductase: MSKIVLITGATSGFGEATAEKFAKAGYKVIVTGRRKERLEALKNRLSTCDILPLCFDVTQKEEVFNAIASLPSEYKNIDILVNNAGLALGLEHANEASLDDWEKMIDTNIKGLLYVTKAVLPVMVERKTGYIFNIGSTAGSWPYEGGNVYGATKAFVKQFSLNLRTDLKGTHVRVTNIEPGFSLTEFSDVRFKGDKAKADSVYNNTTPLSKEDIANTIFSLAELPEHVNVNRIEIMPTVQSYAGLSVERNN; encoded by the coding sequence ATGTCAAAAATCGTCTTGATTACGGGAGCAACTTCTGGCTTTGGAGAAGCAACCGCTGAGAAATTTGCGAAAGCTGGCTATAAAGTCATTGTTACGGGTCGTCGCAAAGAGCGACTTGAAGCGCTGAAAAATCGTTTGTCTACCTGCGATATTTTACCCCTTTGCTTTGATGTCACGCAAAAAGAAGAGGTATTTAACGCAATCGCCTCACTTCCTAGCGAGTACAAAAACATCGATATTTTGGTCAATAATGCGGGTCTTGCGTTGGGTTTAGAGCACGCAAACGAAGCGAGCTTGGATGATTGGGAGAAGATGATCGACACCAATATCAAAGGCTTGCTCTACGTGACCAAAGCCGTCCTTCCTGTGATGGTTGAGCGTAAAACGGGCTACATCTTTAACATCGGTTCCACCGCAGGAAGCTGGCCGTACGAGGGTGGCAATGTCTATGGCGCGACCAAAGCGTTTGTCAAACAGTTTTCGTTGAACCTTAGAACTGACCTAAAAGGCACGCATGTGCGTGTGACCAACATTGAGCCAGGTTTTTCACTGACGGAATTTTCCGATGTACGCTTTAAAGGCGACAAAGCCAAAGCGGACTCTGTGTATAACAATACCACACCGCTTTCCAAAGAAGACATCGCCAATACGATCTTCTCGCTTGCAGAACTTCCAGAACACGTCAATGTCAACCGCATTGAGATTATGCCAACCGTTCAAAGCTACGCTGGGCTCAGTGTCGAACGCAACAACTAA
- a CDS encoding VF530 family DNA-binding protein → MNTTENNNNPLHGVTLEKLITELQAHYGWEKLDEMMRMNCFHVNPSINACLKFFRKTPWARTKIEKLYITFRTNQSK, encoded by the coding sequence ATGAACACGACCGAAAATAATAACAATCCACTTCACGGCGTCACGCTTGAAAAACTTATCACCGAACTGCAAGCGCATTACGGCTGGGAAAAACTGGATGAGATGATGCGTATGAACTGTTTTCATGTCAATCCCAGCATCAACGCATGCCTAAAATTTTTCCGAAAAACCCCTTGGGCGCGTACGAAAATCGAAAAACTCTACATCACCTTTCGCACAAACCAAAGCAAGTAA
- a CDS encoding branched-chain amino acid ABC transporter permease yields the protein MDIFLQQMVNGLTIGSLYALVALGYTMVYGVMRLINFAHGDLVAFSAFIGLSVYAQIFGESITSLVAVITVFVFTAAIVAFVGVLLERLAYRPLRTAPRLSAVVSALGAGLVIQNSVMLIWGPNMKIFPSNLFPSTIWEIGGIVITFTQVMILGVSSVLMVGLYFFIHQTKIGTAIRAVAIDQDAAKLMGINVNRIIMIIFIIGSALGAVAGLFIGTYYRGITFDMGWMYGLNAFVAAIMGGIGNIPGAMLGGLLLGLFNAMITGYISTQWAETFTFVLLIGILVLRPTGILGETVAEKV from the coding sequence ATGGATATTTTCTTACAACAAATGGTCAATGGTCTGACCATCGGAAGCCTCTACGCGCTCGTAGCTTTGGGTTATACGATGGTGTATGGCGTGATGCGACTGATCAACTTTGCGCACGGTGACCTCGTTGCGTTTTCAGCATTTATCGGCTTAAGCGTTTATGCCCAAATTTTTGGCGAGAGTATTACCTCTTTGGTGGCGGTAATTACGGTTTTTGTCTTCACAGCGGCTATTGTTGCTTTCGTGGGTGTGCTTCTTGAGCGTCTTGCATACAGACCTTTACGAACGGCACCACGTTTGAGCGCAGTGGTTTCAGCCCTTGGTGCAGGACTTGTCATCCAAAATTCGGTGATGCTGATTTGGGGACCCAATATGAAAATATTTCCCTCCAATCTTTTTCCCTCAACGATTTGGGAGATAGGAGGCATCGTCATTACCTTTACGCAAGTGATGATTTTGGGCGTCTCATCGGTTTTGATGGTAGGGCTTTATTTTTTCATTCACCAAACCAAAATTGGCACCGCGATTCGAGCTGTGGCGATTGACCAAGACGCGGCAAAACTGATGGGCATCAATGTCAACCGCATCATTATGATTATATTCATCATTGGCTCCGCATTGGGCGCTGTGGCTGGACTTTTCATCGGCACCTATTACCGTGGCATCACCTTTGACATGGGTTGGATGTACGGGCTGAACGCTTTTGTGGCGGCGATTATGGGAGGCATCGGCAATATTCCAGGAGCAATGCTTGGAGGGCTTCTTTTAGGACTTTTTAACGCGATGATCACGGGCTACATTTCGACACAATGGGCAGAGACGTTTACGTTTGTGCTGCTCATCGGCATTTTGGTGTTACGACCCACAGGCATTTTGGGCGAAACCGTGGCGGAGAAAGTATGA
- a CDS encoding YaaA family protein encodes MKILFSPSETKSELTTHGKLEKSSLIFPYLYEKRLQVLETYQALLKTQDIPTLQQLFGIKDTQKILAQASKPIFDALTCKAILRYSGIAYDHLRFETLTANAHAYIEAHVMIFSNLFGPLLAGDLIPEYKLHQGSSLARFKTETFYKEHFSNAIDAWIGDECVLDLRAGFYEKFYTLKRPYITMKFLKKGKVVSHFAKAYRGQVLREIALHQPKDEKELSAIAFTNLRIKEILEQKLKREYVFEIIA; translated from the coding sequence ATGAAAATATTATTCTCCCCGAGTGAGACCAAAAGTGAACTGACGACGCATGGAAAACTTGAAAAATCGAGTTTGATCTTTCCTTATTTATATGAAAAACGTCTGCAGGTTTTAGAAACCTACCAAGCTCTTTTAAAGACCCAAGACATTCCAACCTTACAACAGCTTTTTGGCATCAAAGACACACAGAAAATCTTAGCACAAGCCAGTAAACCTATTTTTGATGCGCTTACATGTAAAGCCATTCTTCGCTACAGCGGTATTGCGTATGATCATCTTCGTTTTGAAACACTCACTGCAAACGCACACGCGTACATTGAAGCACATGTCATGATCTTCTCCAACCTTTTTGGCCCTCTCTTGGCGGGCGATCTAATCCCTGAATACAAACTCCACCAAGGCTCAAGCTTGGCTAGGTTTAAAACGGAAACTTTTTACAAAGAGCATTTTAGCAATGCCATCGATGCGTGGATTGGCGATGAATGCGTGCTGGATCTGCGTGCTGGCTTTTACGAAAAGTTTTACACCTTGAAACGTCCTTACATTACTATGAAGTTTCTCAAAAAGGGAAAAGTCGTGAGCCATTTTGCCAAAGCGTACCGTGGGCAAGTGTTACGCGAAATCGCCCTTCATCAACCCAAAGACGAAAAAGAGCTGAGCGCCATTGCATTTACAAACCTGCGTATCAAAGAGATTTTGGAGCAAAAACTCAAGCGTGAATACGTTTTTGAGATTATTGCGTGA
- a CDS encoding bifunctional proline dehydrogenase/L-glutamate gamma-semialdehyde dehydrogenase, translated as MQKNEIIIERAIALAEKWQNRATELVSDFDQKFHIKMNKMLSHPKDKVFLIELMDQSFRSKNPARVANQIEYLFAKYEMASFFTTSERFLVFLFRNAGIYLPQISIPLFISNIREDTKTVVLKGEDDVLNAHLIKRKSEGTRINLNLIGEVVLGEEEAEERIEKYIKVLENPNVDYISIKISTLFSQINALAYEETVEELVKRLSRIYAQAKKYSFTNAKGEQTNKFINLDMEEYRDLGLTFSAFTQTLDLPEFQDFRAGIVLQAYLPDSHLWQQKLIAWAKKRVENGGVPIKMRLVKGANMEMEETEAGLRHWELVTHTRKIDTDSNYKVMGEFGLRPEHAQYVNLGMASHNLFELAHGYELAREYGTTEFFSMEMLEGMSESARLAIKEISGEVILYAPTAKKEQFTNAIAYLVRRLDENTGEENFIRYSFGLTVGSPAWETQKQKFIDAFENTQNLFIGAKRNQNRLSEQWDNYESGSFFTGKFHGEADTDFILPPNKEWAKNIRAKWMKKVSDEVSVAPIVVGGEAILDREVKTAIDKSQLKEGVVCGKYALATKEDLERAVEIAAKDVDGWRSLSASERQKILGQVANKMRAKRGDLIGVAAAEVGKVFFETDVEVSEAIDFLEFYGHSARYFDDFKNLTCKGKGVGVVTPPWNFPIAIPVGGISAALAAGNCVIIKPASSAVLCAYELCQCFWEAGISKNTLQFVPCAGSLAGEHLVKNEKVDFVILTGGEETAYAMLKSRPNLFLSAETGGKDATIVTAMSDREQAIKNVIHSAFSNSGQKCSATSLLVLEEEVYNDPHFKKGLIDAAQSLHVGSVWDFTNRLGTLANPVDGALKQALESLEEGESWALAPSYADENEYMLKPSIKWGVKERSFCHHTELFGPVLSVMCAKDLKHAIEIVNATGYGLTSGIESLDEREVAYWRKHLKAGNLYINRGTTGAIVERQPFGGLGKSAVGSGRKAGIHNYITQFMNIEEVAEPLLKHSHPHAFIHLIHGWKDGCAKGLYAGFKADFEKLSLAVGSYLENVEATFSQEQDFAKVRGEDNLFKYLPLKCIALRVSQDDGLFDVMSRIMASIIAQTSLHVSIEFSAQSSVIAFLYENQGMLFGKNDTMEREDEATFVKCFGTTDKIFYANAALISPFVYEAAAKKAKCIVRAKPLMEGRVELLHYFAEQSISHSYHRYGNLGARGIKK; from the coding sequence ATGCAAAAGAATGAAATAATCATCGAACGTGCTATCGCATTGGCAGAAAAATGGCAAAATCGCGCCACGGAGTTGGTCAGCGATTTTGATCAAAAATTCCACATCAAAATGAACAAAATGCTCAGCCATCCTAAAGACAAGGTCTTTTTGATCGAACTGATGGATCAGAGTTTTAGAAGTAAAAATCCCGCGCGCGTTGCCAATCAGATTGAGTATCTTTTTGCCAAATACGAAATGGCATCGTTTTTTACGACTTCCGAGCGTTTTTTGGTCTTTTTATTTCGCAATGCAGGCATTTACTTGCCGCAAATTTCCATCCCACTTTTTATCAGCAATATCAGGGAAGATACCAAAACCGTGGTACTCAAAGGCGAAGACGATGTGCTCAATGCTCATTTGATCAAACGCAAAAGTGAGGGCACACGCATCAATCTCAATCTCATTGGTGAAGTCGTTTTAGGTGAAGAGGAGGCGGAAGAGCGCATTGAAAAATACATTAAAGTGCTTGAAAACCCCAATGTGGATTATATCTCCATCAAAATCTCAACGCTCTTTTCGCAGATCAATGCGCTTGCTTACGAAGAGACGGTGGAAGAGCTCGTGAAACGGTTGAGTCGCATCTACGCGCAAGCGAAAAAATACAGCTTTACCAATGCCAAAGGTGAGCAAACGAACAAATTTATCAACCTTGATATGGAAGAGTACCGCGATCTTGGTCTGACGTTTAGCGCGTTTACCCAAACGCTTGATCTTCCAGAGTTTCAAGATTTTCGAGCTGGCATCGTGCTTCAGGCGTATCTGCCTGATTCTCATTTGTGGCAACAAAAGCTCATCGCATGGGCTAAAAAACGGGTTGAAAATGGCGGTGTGCCGATCAAGATGCGCCTTGTGAAGGGTGCCAATATGGAGATGGAAGAGACCGAAGCAGGGCTTCGCCACTGGGAGTTAGTGACTCACACCCGTAAAATCGACACCGATAGCAACTATAAAGTGATGGGTGAATTTGGCTTACGACCTGAACATGCGCAGTATGTAAATCTTGGCATGGCATCGCACAATCTCTTTGAACTGGCGCATGGGTATGAGCTCGCCCGTGAATATGGAACGACCGAATTTTTCAGCATGGAGATGTTGGAAGGCATGAGCGAATCTGCGCGTCTTGCGATCAAAGAGATCAGCGGTGAGGTTATTTTGTACGCACCTACGGCGAAAAAAGAGCAGTTTACCAATGCGATTGCTTATCTTGTAAGACGTTTGGATGAAAATACGGGCGAGGAGAATTTTATCCGTTACTCGTTTGGTCTTACCGTGGGAAGCCCTGCATGGGAGACTCAAAAACAGAAATTTATCGACGCGTTTGAGAATACACAAAACCTTTTCATTGGCGCAAAACGGAACCAAAACAGGCTGAGCGAACAGTGGGACAACTACGAAAGCGGTAGTTTTTTCACGGGTAAATTCCATGGTGAAGCCGATACGGATTTTATTTTGCCACCCAATAAAGAGTGGGCAAAAAACATTCGTGCTAAGTGGATGAAAAAAGTGAGCGATGAGGTAAGTGTTGCCCCCATTGTTGTGGGAGGCGAGGCCATTTTGGATCGCGAAGTTAAAACTGCCATCGATAAATCGCAACTTAAAGAGGGCGTGGTGTGTGGCAAATACGCCCTTGCCACCAAAGAAGATTTAGAGCGTGCCGTGGAAATTGCCGCTAAAGACGTCGATGGTTGGAGAAGCCTTAGTGCTAGTGAGCGTCAAAAAATCCTTGGTCAAGTTGCCAATAAAATGCGCGCCAAACGAGGCGATCTCATCGGTGTGGCAGCAGCGGAAGTGGGAAAAGTCTTTTTTGAAACCGATGTGGAAGTGAGCGAAGCGATCGACTTTTTGGAGTTTTACGGTCACAGTGCGCGCTATTTTGATGACTTTAAAAATCTTACATGTAAAGGTAAAGGTGTTGGCGTTGTGACGCCCCCGTGGAACTTTCCAATTGCGATTCCCGTTGGAGGTATCAGTGCTGCGTTAGCGGCAGGTAATTGCGTGATTATCAAGCCTGCCAGCTCGGCGGTGTTGTGTGCGTATGAACTGTGCCAATGCTTTTGGGAAGCAGGTATCAGCAAAAATACCCTTCAATTTGTACCGTGCGCAGGAAGTTTGGCTGGGGAACATCTTGTTAAAAATGAAAAAGTTGATTTTGTCATACTAACAGGCGGTGAAGAGACAGCGTACGCAATGCTTAAAAGTCGTCCGAACCTCTTTTTAAGTGCCGAAACGGGTGGTAAAGATGCAACGATTGTGACTGCAATGAGCGACCGCGAGCAGGCGATCAAAAACGTCATTCACTCCGCCTTTTCCAACAGCGGTCAAAAATGCTCAGCAACTTCACTCTTGGTTTTAGAAGAAGAGGTGTACAACGATCCACACTTTAAAAAAGGACTCATCGATGCGGCACAGAGTTTACATGTAGGCTCCGTGTGGGACTTTACCAATCGCCTAGGAACCCTTGCCAATCCCGTTGATGGAGCGTTAAAACAGGCACTTGAAAGCCTTGAAGAGGGCGAAAGTTGGGCATTGGCTCCTAGCTATGCCGATGAAAACGAGTACATGCTCAAGCCTAGCATCAAATGGGGCGTGAAAGAGAGAAGTTTTTGCCATCATACGGAGCTGTTTGGTCCGGTGCTTTCGGTGATGTGCGCGAAAGATCTCAAACATGCCATTGAGATCGTTAATGCGACAGGCTATGGATTGACGTCGGGCATCGAGTCGCTGGATGAGCGCGAAGTGGCGTATTGGAGAAAGCATCTCAAAGCGGGCAATCTGTACATCAACCGCGGCACAACGGGTGCAATCGTAGAACGTCAGCCTTTTGGAGGCTTGGGAAAATCCGCCGTCGGAAGTGGTCGAAAAGCAGGTATTCACAACTATATTACGCAGTTTATGAACATCGAAGAGGTCGCAGAGCCTCTCCTCAAGCATTCCCATCCGCACGCGTTTATTCATCTGATTCATGGTTGGAAAGATGGGTGCGCTAAAGGATTGTACGCAGGATTTAAGGCTGATTTTGAAAAGCTTAGCCTCGCGGTTGGCAGTTACCTTGAAAATGTTGAAGCGACGTTTAGCCAAGAGCAAGACTTTGCCAAAGTAAGAGGTGAAGACAATCTGTTTAAATACCTCCCCCTCAAATGCATCGCACTTCGCGTCAGTCAAGACGATGGACTTTTTGATGTCATGAGCCGCATTATGGCTTCCATCATCGCTCAAACCTCTTTACATGTAAGCATTGAATTTAGTGCGCAGAGTAGTGTCATCGCCTTTTTATATGAAAATCAAGGCATGCTGTTTGGGAAAAATGACACAATGGAACGCGAAGATGAAGCTACGTTTGTCAAATGTTTTGGGACCACCGATAAGATTTTCTATGCGAACGCCGCACTCATCTCACCGTTTGTCTATGAAGCAGCCGCCAAAAAAGCGAAGTGCATCGTAAGAGCAAAACCGCTGATGGAAGGGCGTGTTGAGTTGTTGCACTATTTTGCAGAACAGAGCATTTCCCACAGTTATCATCGTTATGGTAATCTTGGAGCAAGAGGAATTAAAAAGTAG